The Enterococcus rotai genome includes a window with the following:
- a CDS encoding GNAT family N-acetyltransferase — protein sequence MFTTIENVKFQQAVETWNQGFSDYLLPITVDQKALEQRIQSLKLSKKLSAIYSIKGESAGIILLGVQTFQGTKVMWVGGMAVVPKYRRNKVASKLMDYAEKLAKEHQCEYLILEVIKENERARRLYQEKGFQLINELAVGSVVLPARTRKKECIEFKAIPLEERALSETKWIPWQNRSIFSEQNYAIYHEELKVGSISFNLVEDVSGESLVLKQLQLVEQKNCSLITAILLTLKEQEILDTIKFTNFDKATPEYAELEKIGITIQLTQLQLAKKI from the coding sequence ATGTTTACAACAATTGAGAACGTAAAGTTTCAACAGGCTGTAGAAACCTGGAATCAAGGCTTTAGCGATTACCTATTGCCAATAACTGTCGATCAAAAAGCGTTAGAACAGAGAATTCAATCGTTAAAACTGTCAAAGAAACTCTCGGCTATTTATTCGATCAAGGGAGAATCTGCTGGAATTATCCTGTTAGGCGTGCAAACCTTTCAAGGAACGAAAGTGATGTGGGTCGGTGGTATGGCGGTTGTTCCGAAATATCGTAGGAACAAAGTCGCTTCTAAATTGATGGATTACGCAGAAAAATTAGCAAAAGAACATCAATGTGAGTACCTAATCTTGGAAGTGATCAAAGAGAATGAGCGGGCGAGGCGATTGTACCAAGAAAAAGGGTTTCAACTTATCAATGAGTTGGCAGTTGGTTCAGTTGTTTTACCAGCTAGAACAAGAAAAAAAGAGTGCATTGAGTTCAAAGCTATCCCGTTAGAAGAACGAGCGTTAAGCGAAACAAAATGGATACCTTGGCAAAATCGTAGTATTTTTTCTGAACAAAACTATGCTATTTATCACGAAGAACTAAAAGTTGGCTCAATCAGTTTTAATCTAGTTGAGGATGTTTCTGGAGAAAGTTTAGTCCTTAAACAATTACAGCTAGTTGAACAAAAAAATTGCTCGTTAATAACAGCTATCTTACTTACTTTAAAAGAACAAGAAATTCTTGATACAATCAAATTCACCAACTTTGATAAGGCAACACCAGAATATGCTGAATTAGAAAAAATAGGTATTACGATACAACTGACACAATTACAATTAGCTAAAAAAATTTAA
- a CDS encoding helix-turn-helix transcriptional regulator, which yields MTVEIGKQIKKLREEQEISQQELADYLTISRQTISKWELGKSLPDIENVVRIADYFNISVDVLIGRKKASFFESLFGGKERRQSLMDQSSKATNNAAFYSAYAPEIQPLFAANKRVNTFIKIEAAIFPQATFSKLMGYANCLCSFNSDEVSIDQIGKFKLAVNIPVEQPIASFSLHEILEINLQFGKYFRNVGGNFVTLIDIVTPDKTYYFWVESLKIAHAIWHHEKFSSIKLNLDKPFQKALNLSNEDEAVTAIRSEADKIQLFYGKV from the coding sequence GTGACTGTAGAAATTGGTAAACAAATTAAAAAACTCCGTGAAGAACAAGAAATTTCACAACAGGAACTAGCTGACTATTTAACGATCTCTCGTCAAACAATTTCAAAATGGGAGTTAGGAAAAAGTCTTCCTGATATCGAAAATGTTGTAAGAATTGCTGACTATTTCAATATCAGTGTCGATGTTTTAATTGGACGTAAGAAAGCTAGTTTCTTTGAGAGCTTGTTTGGCGGAAAAGAAAGAAGGCAAAGTCTTATGGATCAAAGTAGCAAGGCAACTAATAATGCAGCATTTTATAGTGCTTATGCACCAGAAATTCAACCATTATTTGCAGCGAACAAACGGGTAAATACATTTATCAAAATCGAAGCAGCAATTTTTCCACAAGCAACTTTTTCAAAATTGATGGGCTATGCTAATTGTTTATGTAGTTTTAACAGTGATGAAGTGTCTATTGATCAAATCGGAAAATTCAAGCTTGCTGTAAATATACCTGTGGAGCAACCGATAGCCTCCTTTTCACTGCATGAGATTTTGGAGATAAACTTACAATTTGGAAAATATTTTCGAAATGTGGGTGGTAATTTTGTAACATTGATCGATATCGTGACCCCAGATAAAACCTATTATTTTTGGGTAGAATCGCTAAAAATTGCCCATGCTATCTGGCATCACGAAAAATTTTCATCAATCAAACTCAATCTAGACAAGCCATTTCAAAAAGCATTAAATCTCTCAAACGAAGATGAAGCCGTTACGGCAATTCGTAGCGAAGCTGATAAAATTCAGTTGTTTTATGGGAAGGTGTAG
- a CDS encoding PadR family transcriptional regulator encodes MDSQLKKGLLEYCILAILKKSDSYGYQIIKDLSNVITISESTLYPILKRLETKEELETYSMEHNSRLRKYYRITDVGRDKIKSFIQEWDEVMQVYHFIEKGEQNE; translated from the coding sequence ATGGATTCACAATTAAAAAAAGGGTTGTTGGAATATTGTATTTTAGCCATTTTAAAGAAATCAGATTCCTATGGCTATCAAATCATCAAAGATTTATCTAACGTGATAACAATTTCCGAATCAACATTATATCCAATCTTGAAACGTTTAGAGACGAAAGAAGAGTTGGAGACATATTCAATGGAACATAATAGCCGCTTAAGAAAATACTATCGAATTACTGATGTTGGTAGGGACAAAATAAAGTCCTTTATTCAAGAATGGGATGAAGTGATGCAAGTGTATCATTTTATTGAAAAGGGGGAGCAAAATGAATAA
- a CDS encoding DUF1700 domain-containing protein has product MNKQEFLYQLEEGLIRLEESEKNQFILYYDELIEDYLEDGASEAEAVSKLGKPSRIASKILEEAFEERSFQKKKRSPLMVVLLIIGFPLWGSILLTAILLILSAYIIIWCLPFTTGMFAVLGLGASIFSVCASFFAIQDGVYIAVTQMGISIFVLGLALLSGLATLNLANHFIKASKRFSGKIVGLFEGRGLSL; this is encoded by the coding sequence ATGAATAAACAAGAATTTTTGTATCAATTAGAAGAAGGTTTGATTCGCTTGGAGGAATCAGAAAAAAATCAATTTATTCTTTATTATGATGAATTGATTGAAGACTACCTAGAAGATGGAGCCAGTGAAGCAGAGGCGGTAAGCAAGTTGGGCAAACCTTCAAGAATCGCAAGTAAGATTTTAGAAGAAGCGTTTGAAGAGCGGAGTTTTCAAAAGAAAAAACGAAGTCCGTTGATGGTGGTTTTACTGATTATTGGTTTTCCTTTATGGGGCAGTATTTTGTTAACAGCTATTTTACTTATTTTATCCGCCTATATTATTATTTGGTGTCTACCTTTTACAACGGGAATGTTTGCGGTACTCGGCTTAGGAGCATCAATATTTAGTGTCTGTGCTAGTTTTTTCGCTATACAAGATGGTGTCTACATTGCAGTTACACAAATGGGTATCAGTATTTTTGTTTTAGGCTTAGCGTTGCTTAGTGGTTTAGCAACCTTGAATCTAGCGAATCATTTTATCAAAGCATCGAAGCGATTCTCAGGAAAAATAGTCGGTCTGTTTGAGGGAAGGGGATTATCGTTATGA
- a CDS encoding acyltransferase family protein: MNKQVKEQAISNNGIDLIKYAAAILIICFHCERVIQDPMVHHLFKNVLCRIAVPFFFISSSYFVRRGQNGSPSYLKRYLQSSIKSYLFWSLIYMPIGFMWIQENYTLGPELYPVALLTGLLYTGTYYHLWYIPAMIFGMIIAHWLIKKTGYFPLFMLTFILYLFGSLETYYGYINNEQLQLFFDQYLTIFITTRNGLFFALIFVAVGYFLWDYREKIARFHKHFRFLVLFTGLILVGEGLIVYANMGIDKNFMWSLIPFTAVFFCWSLAWQVKCKTDFKHLRELGKYYFFIHPLCILWAANLVNSYDFFANAWLQLIVTIVATHLLSSLVILFNQQLPYYYFDLQLMLRVNRSYIQKLV, from the coding sequence ATGAATAAGCAAGTCAAAGAACAAGCCATAAGTAATAATGGAATCGATTTAATAAAGTACGCTGCGGCAATTTTAATTATTTGTTTTCACTGTGAACGAGTGATTCAAGATCCAATGGTGCATCATTTGTTTAAAAATGTGTTATGTCGGATCGCTGTACCGTTTTTCTTTATTTCATCTAGTTACTTTGTTAGACGAGGACAAAATGGTTCGCCAAGTTATCTGAAACGTTATTTGCAATCATCTATTAAATCCTATTTATTTTGGAGCTTAATCTATATGCCGATTGGTTTTATGTGGATTCAAGAAAATTATACGCTTGGACCTGAATTATATCCTGTAGCATTGCTAACAGGATTGCTGTATACAGGAACTTATTATCACCTTTGGTACATACCGGCTATGATCTTTGGTATGATTATCGCTCACTGGTTGATCAAGAAAACAGGCTATTTTCCGTTATTCATGTTAACGTTTATATTATATCTTTTTGGTTCATTAGAAACGTATTATGGCTATATCAATAATGAACAGTTGCAATTATTTTTTGATCAGTATCTAACTATTTTTATTACAACTCGTAATGGTTTGTTTTTTGCCTTAATATTTGTGGCAGTGGGCTATTTTCTATGGGATTATCGTGAAAAAATAGCTAGATTCCACAAGCATTTTCGTTTTTTAGTGCTTTTTACTGGATTGATTTTAGTTGGGGAAGGGTTGATTGTTTATGCTAATATGGGGATCGACAAAAACTTTATGTGGTCATTAATACCCTTTACAGCAGTCTTCTTTTGTTGGAGTTTAGCGTGGCAAGTAAAGTGTAAGACTGACTTTAAGCATTTGAGGGAATTAGGCAAATATTATTTTTTCATCCATCCGTTATGTATTTTGTGGGCAGCCAATTTAGTTAACAGCTATGATTTTTTTGCAAATGCTTGGCTGCAGTTAATCGTTACCATTGTAGCTACTCATTTATTGAGCTCGCTCGTGATACTATTTAATCAGCAACTTCCGTACTACTATTTCGATTTGCAATTGATGCTTAGAGTCAATCGTAGTTATATCCAAAAATTGGTGTAG
- the fabI gene encoding enoyl-ACP reductase FabI, producing the protein MFLKNKKVVVMGVANKRSIAWGCAKALKEQGADIIYTYQNERMKKQLLKLAEPTDLLVECDVSSDESIAQAFTIIQEKFDKIDGLVHAIAFANKEELDGNVSDITRSGYLLAQDISSYSLLAVAHYAKPLLNPGSGIVTMTYLGSERAIPNYNMMGIAKASLETAVKYLAYEFAVDKIRVNGISAGAIKTLAVTGVKDYDQLIKLSEDRTPDKAGVTIEEVGNTCAFLVSELAAGIVGDIIYVDKGVHLT; encoded by the coding sequence ATGTTTCTAAAAAATAAAAAAGTCGTCGTAATGGGCGTAGCAAACAAGAGAAGTATTGCTTGGGGATGTGCCAAGGCATTGAAAGAGCAGGGTGCTGACATTATTTACACGTACCAAAACGAGCGCATGAAAAAACAATTATTAAAATTAGCTGAACCAACAGACTTACTTGTTGAATGTGATGTTTCATCAGATGAATCAATCGCACAAGCCTTTACGATTATTCAAGAAAAATTCGATAAAATCGACGGTTTAGTTCATGCGATTGCCTTTGCCAATAAAGAAGAACTAGATGGCAATGTTAGTGACATCACACGTTCAGGCTACTTATTAGCGCAAGACATCAGCAGCTACTCTCTATTAGCTGTGGCTCACTATGCTAAACCATTATTAAACCCAGGTTCTGGAATCGTGACAATGACTTACCTAGGATCTGAAAGAGCCATTCCAAATTACAATATGATGGGCATTGCCAAAGCTTCTTTAGAAACTGCGGTAAAATATTTAGCGTATGAATTTGCTGTTGATAAGATTCGTGTAAACGGCATTTCAGCAGGTGCTATTAAAACCCTTGCAGTGACTGGCGTAAAAGATTACGATCAATTGATCAAACTCTCAGAAGATCGTACTCCAGATAAAGCGGGTGTGACAATCGAAGAAGTAGGGAATACTTGTGCCTTTTTAGTCAGCGAATTAGCGGCTGGTATCGTAGGCGATATTATTTATGTGGATAAGGGTGTTCACTTAACTTAA
- the fabF gene encoding beta-ketoacyl-ACP synthase II — MKRVVITGMGAVTPLGNTVKEYWQNLVNGKLGIAKITKFDSEDTGVALAGEVKDFDPSEVLDRKEQKRMDLFSQYGIVAAMEAWNMSGLTKEEIDPKRFGVIVGSGIGGMTTLQDQVRVMDKKGPKRVTPFFVPMVIANMASGNISIKLGAKGPSQTIVTACTSATNAIGEAFRTIKYGLADMMITGGTEATICEIGIAGFAALSALNTTDDPTRASIPFDKERHGFVMGEGAGMLMLEELEHAQKRGATILGEIVGYGSNCDASHMTAPLKDGSGAADAIELALAEASIAASEIGYVNAHGTATPANDAAETAALKRVFGKRAYDIPISSTKSMTGHLLGAGGGIEAIACVKTLQEGVAHPTVGYQVADPDCDLDYITDGSRKVAAEYAISNSFGFGGHNGVICMKKWEEN; from the coding sequence ATGAAACGAGTTGTAATAACCGGAATGGGAGCTGTGACTCCTTTAGGAAATACGGTAAAAGAGTATTGGCAAAATCTAGTCAATGGAAAATTAGGAATCGCTAAAATTACGAAATTTGATTCAGAAGATACAGGTGTGGCACTTGCAGGAGAGGTAAAAGACTTTGACCCAAGTGAGGTTCTTGATCGTAAAGAACAAAAACGGATGGATCTATTTTCACAATACGGTATAGTGGCAGCGATGGAAGCTTGGAATATGAGCGGCTTAACGAAGGAAGAGATTGATCCAAAGCGTTTTGGTGTGATCGTAGGTAGTGGAATCGGTGGTATGACTACCCTGCAAGATCAAGTAAGAGTGATGGATAAAAAAGGGCCTAAACGGGTAACACCGTTTTTTGTACCGATGGTGATCGCAAATATGGCATCAGGAAATATTTCCATCAAATTAGGTGCAAAAGGTCCCTCTCAAACGATCGTTACAGCTTGTACTTCAGCAACAAATGCCATTGGTGAAGCCTTTAGAACGATTAAATATGGCTTAGCTGATATGATGATCACTGGTGGAACAGAAGCAACGATTTGTGAAATTGGGATTGCTGGTTTTGCTGCATTGAGCGCGTTGAATACAACGGATGATCCAACGAGAGCCTCGATTCCTTTTGATAAAGAAAGACACGGATTTGTGATGGGCGAAGGAGCGGGCATGTTGATGCTAGAAGAACTTGAACACGCTCAAAAACGTGGGGCAACCATTTTAGGTGAAATCGTTGGTTACGGTAGTAATTGCGATGCCAGTCATATGACAGCACCATTAAAAGATGGTAGCGGCGCTGCTGACGCAATTGAATTAGCTTTGGCAGAAGCGTCAATCGCAGCTTCTGAAATAGGGTATGTTAATGCACACGGAACAGCAACGCCAGCCAATGACGCGGCTGAAACAGCTGCTTTAAAACGAGTGTTTGGCAAACGTGCGTATGATATTCCAATTTCCAGCACTAAAAGTATGACAGGACACCTTTTAGGCGCTGGTGGAGGAATTGAAGCAATCGCGTGTGTGAAGACACTGCAAGAAGGTGTTGCGCATCCTACTGTCGGTTACCAAGTGGCCGATCCAGATTGTGATTTAGATTATATAACAGATGGCTCACGCAAAGTGGCTGCAGAATATGCAATCAGCAATTCATTTGGCTTTGGTGGTCATAATGGCGTTATTTGTATGAAGAAATGGGAGGAAAATTAA
- the fabZ gene encoding 3-hydroxyacyl-ACP dehydratase FabZ, with product MTRLMNATEIMEMIPNRYPICFIDYVDEIIPEKKIIATKNVTINEEFFQGHFPGNPTMPGVLIIEALAQVGSILILKMEQFNGETAYIGGINKAKFRQKVVPGDVLKLHFEIVKIRDYVGIGKATAYVEDKKVCECELTFIVGR from the coding sequence ATGACAAGATTAATGAATGCAACAGAAATTATGGAAATGATTCCAAACCGTTACCCAATTTGTTTTATCGACTATGTGGATGAAATTATTCCAGAGAAAAAAATCATCGCAACAAAAAACGTTACGATCAATGAAGAATTTTTCCAAGGACATTTCCCTGGAAATCCAACAATGCCAGGTGTTCTAATTATTGAAGCATTGGCGCAAGTGGGTTCGATCTTGATTTTAAAAATGGAACAATTTAACGGCGAAACAGCCTATATTGGCGGTATTAACAAAGCAAAATTCCGTCAAAAAGTAGTTCCAGGTGATGTTTTGAAATTACACTTTGAAATCGTGAAAATCAGAGATTATGTAGGAATTGGGAAAGCAACTGCTTACGTTGAAGATAAAAAAGTTTGTGAATGTGAATTGACGTTTATCGTAGGTAGATAA
- a CDS encoding PucR family transcriptional regulator, producing MLTVKNFLQLAPFKTFKLVAGINGLENKITGVNILDNPDASDWLSAGELLITSGYFFSENAEIQKRFIQRFKEINCSAICIKPHIYLKGIPESMRILADELALPIIEIPYGIAFSKIMNIVMAEISGRMNELNQASLDIHSQFFEISLHGGGMQKIALGLAEMVNNPVILVDTDWSVASISDPDQPMIKETIKNTGDTFNFPVQLFTDLPTDFERIQKPITRGISFEEQEYPCVIMPVYFDTIHYGFILVCQIERPLTDLDYVALENGSMAFALEQMRLFEIERTENRIRRDFFDQLLSGQIKDLDALAAYDTTIDPSLNYTVLILSIQTIGHESDSLMKKKQSEDRLMKSLLSSLTTYTTNRFPQLHLFSRKNQLVMLLGTEQKLSSLKTYNEISDTAERIRMYIEQQGQSEREIFCTIGSTLPILELSQSFEEAKKVIQLLEDDSKEEKIYFFNDFYFDSFLVDSISKEQGKKFYTHYLNTLLTYDQENNTSFTPTLKAYLAHHLNIATTSRALFIHRNTLLYRIEKIKGLLPVDLEQEKNTFALQLALKLYELHH from the coding sequence ATGTTAACTGTCAAAAATTTTCTGCAACTAGCTCCTTTTAAAACGTTCAAACTAGTCGCAGGAATAAACGGGCTTGAAAATAAAATTACTGGAGTGAATATTTTAGATAATCCAGACGCTTCAGACTGGTTATCAGCAGGTGAGCTACTGATTACTTCTGGGTACTTTTTTAGCGAAAATGCTGAAATCCAAAAACGCTTTATTCAACGCTTTAAAGAAATCAATTGTTCAGCAATTTGTATCAAACCGCATATCTACTTAAAAGGAATCCCTGAATCCATGCGTATTCTAGCGGATGAACTGGCTTTGCCAATCATCGAAATCCCCTATGGAATCGCGTTTTCTAAAATCATGAATATCGTCATGGCGGAAATTTCTGGTCGAATGAACGAACTGAATCAAGCTTCTTTAGATATCCATTCACAATTTTTTGAAATTTCATTGCATGGCGGTGGTATGCAAAAAATTGCTTTAGGCTTAGCAGAGATGGTCAATAATCCTGTTATCTTAGTTGATACGGATTGGTCAGTAGCCTCTATTAGTGATCCAGATCAACCTATGATCAAAGAAACAATCAAAAATACAGGGGATACTTTTAACTTCCCAGTTCAACTTTTTACTGACTTGCCAACAGATTTTGAGCGAATTCAAAAACCGATTACTCGAGGGATTTCTTTTGAGGAACAAGAATATCCTTGCGTGATCATGCCTGTTTACTTTGATACGATCCATTATGGCTTTATTCTGGTTTGCCAAATAGAGCGTCCTTTGACTGATCTTGATTATGTCGCTTTAGAAAATGGTTCGATGGCATTTGCGTTAGAACAAATGCGTCTATTTGAGATCGAACGGACGGAAAATCGCATTCGTCGTGATTTCTTCGATCAATTATTATCTGGTCAAATCAAAGACTTAGATGCATTAGCTGCTTATGACACAACGATCGATCCAAGTCTTAACTATACTGTGTTGATCCTATCGATCCAGACGATTGGTCATGAATCGGACTCATTGATGAAAAAAAAACAATCCGAAGATCGTTTAATGAAAAGTTTGTTATCATCACTCACAACCTACACAACCAATCGATTTCCCCAACTTCATTTGTTCAGTCGGAAAAATCAGTTGGTCATGCTGTTAGGAACGGAGCAAAAATTGAGTTCATTAAAAACCTACAATGAAATTTCTGATACTGCTGAACGGATTCGGATGTATATAGAACAACAAGGGCAATCTGAACGAGAAATTTTCTGCACGATCGGTTCAACCTTACCGATTCTTGAATTATCTCAAAGTTTTGAAGAAGCAAAAAAAGTCATCCAACTACTTGAAGATGACTCAAAAGAAGAAAAAATTTATTTTTTCAATGATTTTTACTTTGATTCATTTTTAGTTGATTCCATTTCAAAAGAGCAAGGAAAAAAATTTTACACGCACTATTTGAACACGTTATTGACCTATGATCAGGAAAACAACACTAGCTTTACACCGACCTTAAAGGCTTATTTGGCTCATCATTTAAATATTGCTACGACGTCAAGAGCGTTATTTATTCATCGAAATACGTTGCTTTATCGGATTGAAAAAATCAAAGGATTACTGCCAGTGGATTTGGAGCAGGAGAAAAATACTTTTGCGTTACAATTAGCGTTGAAATTATATGAATTGCATCACTAA
- a CDS encoding DUF2877 domain-containing protein, producing the protein MRTYQSLSGSQNFLSEIQNKSWKGEVHSTFNRTINIICDSGELYTIAAEELDNAPNTLRVTDFFDKRPQILVKTPVFSQKGQLMIGETAAIEIQSASEWHYPQIEFPKQYDYAKISKRIEQLNEWLIQLKNTGGYLLNKRQATTYEKMIHVMLWQESEQLLTYLKEKQLFQAMKQLNRVIGLGPGLTPSGDDFLVGLALIFTTVNYPYHSLRQWLINSRTELKKRTNIISYSALDWAIKGSARERIGLFLNELFYGENEGALKIKMLAVLAIGSTSGGDILTGMLAGIKLTLESSR; encoded by the coding sequence ATGCGTACCTATCAATCCCTATCAGGGTCTCAAAATTTCTTATCTGAGATTCAAAATAAGTCGTGGAAAGGAGAAGTTCATAGTACTTTTAACCGAACGATAAATATAATTTGCGATTCTGGAGAATTGTACACGATAGCGGCAGAGGAATTGGATAATGCGCCCAATACCTTGAGAGTGACTGACTTTTTTGACAAACGACCTCAGATTCTCGTAAAAACGCCTGTTTTTTCTCAAAAAGGCCAATTAATGATTGGTGAAACAGCTGCAATTGAAATTCAAAGTGCGAGTGAATGGCACTATCCACAAATTGAATTTCCTAAGCAATACGACTATGCAAAAATCAGTAAGCGTATTGAACAACTGAATGAGTGGTTGATCCAATTAAAGAATACAGGTGGCTATTTATTAAACAAGAGGCAAGCGACAACGTACGAAAAAATGATCCATGTCATGCTTTGGCAAGAATCGGAACAATTACTGACTTACTTAAAGGAAAAGCAATTATTCCAAGCGATGAAGCAGTTGAATCGGGTGATTGGCTTAGGACCTGGTTTAACCCCTTCAGGTGATGATTTTTTAGTAGGATTAGCACTTATTTTTACAACAGTGAATTATCCATATCATTCATTAAGACAATGGTTAATCAATAGTCGAACGGAGCTGAAAAAAAGAACGAATATTATTAGTTATTCTGCATTAGATTGGGCTATTAAAGGATCAGCACGTGAGCGGATCGGACTTTTTTTAAATGAACTATTTTATGGAGAAAATGAAGGTGCTTTGAAAATAAAGATGTTGGCTGTGTTGGCAATCGGCTCTACATCTGGAGGCGATATATTGACTGGGATGTTGGCAGGGATCAAGTTGACGTTGGAAAGCAGCAGGTGA
- the fdrA gene encoding acyl-CoA synthetase FdrA, translated as MTISIKIQPNTYIDSVSLMALSTKANQLTGVEQAIIAMATEMNKEVMKNVGLFTDEIAQAQTSDLVIALDAKAEQDSAVLIQQIESLMTEKKEKSASQTVERYTTIETAKKAIPEANLAVISVNGQYAAREARKALNNDLHVMMFSDNVSVEDEIQLKELAHDRGLLMMGPDCGTAIINNVGLCFANNVRKGSIGIVGASGTGSQEISVRIHEFGEGVSQLIGTGGRDLSEAVGGKMMLDAIGALEADEDTKVIVLISKPPAKTVEEKILARVRKAGKPVVIWFIGSETRENEAGIYFEKMSKAAALKAVTLAGIDPDTLDVHPLNLPLIDEVREKLNPEQRYIRGLFTGGTLCDEAMFTAKERFSDVYSNIATDQEHLLHFGDVSQAHTFIDFGADEFTNGKPHPMIDPSNRIARFIEEAADPTVGVILMDFVLGYGAHPDPVGAMLPAMKAAKEQAAARGRHLEIIGYVLGTDLDKQNINEQVEKLTSIGATYASSSQNAGLLAREFVVKGAEQ; from the coding sequence ATGACAATCAGTATTAAAATTCAACCAAATACCTACATTGATTCAGTCTCATTAATGGCGTTATCAACAAAGGCGAATCAGTTAACTGGGGTAGAACAGGCAATCATTGCAATGGCAACGGAAATGAATAAAGAAGTGATGAAAAATGTCGGGTTATTTACAGATGAAATTGCTCAAGCTCAGACAAGTGATTTAGTTATTGCTTTAGATGCAAAAGCAGAGCAGGACTCAGCAGTGTTGATCCAGCAGATCGAATCGTTAATGACAGAAAAAAAAGAGAAGAGTGCTAGTCAAACGGTTGAACGTTATACAACGATCGAAACGGCTAAAAAAGCGATACCAGAAGCGAACTTAGCAGTGATCTCTGTTAATGGTCAATATGCAGCGCGTGAAGCGAGAAAAGCGTTGAATAATGATTTACACGTGATGATGTTTAGCGACAACGTTAGCGTGGAAGATGAGATTCAATTAAAAGAGCTAGCGCATGACAGAGGGTTATTGATGATGGGACCGGATTGCGGAACGGCCATTATTAACAATGTTGGCTTATGTTTTGCTAATAATGTCCGCAAAGGTAGTATTGGGATCGTTGGGGCCTCTGGAACTGGTAGTCAGGAAATCAGTGTTCGGATCCATGAATTTGGTGAAGGTGTTTCTCAATTGATTGGTACAGGCGGACGTGATTTAAGTGAAGCCGTCGGAGGAAAAATGATGCTAGATGCAATCGGTGCGTTAGAAGCTGACGAAGACACAAAAGTGATTGTTCTAATTTCAAAACCACCAGCAAAAACGGTTGAAGAAAAAATCCTTGCTAGAGTTAGAAAAGCTGGAAAACCGGTTGTCATTTGGTTTATTGGTAGTGAAACACGAGAAAATGAAGCGGGGATCTACTTTGAAAAAATGTCTAAAGCTGCTGCGTTAAAAGCGGTCACTTTAGCTGGCATTGATCCAGATACATTAGATGTTCACCCGTTGAACTTACCATTGATCGATGAAGTTCGGGAAAAATTAAATCCTGAACAACGATATATTCGGGGGTTATTTACAGGTGGAACTCTTTGTGATGAAGCGATGTTTACAGCCAAAGAACGGTTTTCTGATGTATACAGCAATATCGCAACTGATCAGGAACATCTGTTACATTTTGGCGATGTTAGTCAAGCACATACTTTTATCGATTTTGGTGCAGATGAATTTACGAATGGCAAACCGCATCCAATGATTGATCCATCTAATCGAATCGCTCGTTTTATAGAAGAAGCAGCTGATCCTACGGTTGGTGTGATTCTAATGGACTTCGTATTAGGTTATGGTGCTCATCCAGATCCAGTCGGTGCAATGTTGCCTGCGATGAAAGCAGCTAAAGAACAAGCGGCTGCTCGTGGTCGTCATTTAGAAATCATTGGCTATGTTTTAGGGACAGATCTAGATAAACAAAACATTAATGAACAAGTTGAAAAATTGACATCGATCGGTGCAACTTATGCCAGCAGTAGTCAAAACGCCGGTTTATTAGCAAGAGAGTTTGTTGTGAAAGGAGCAGAACAATGA